From Candidatus Pedobacter colombiensis, one genomic window encodes:
- a CDS encoding bifunctional 3,4-dihydroxy-2-butanone-4-phosphate synthase/GTP cyclohydrolase II, which yields MEIKLDAIEDAIADIKAGKVIIVVDDEDRENEGDFLTAAENATPEVINFMATYGRGLICAPLTEQRCDELGLEPMVGKNTAAYETNFTVSVDLLGYGCTTGISASDRSKTILALINPNIDPAELGKPGHIFPLRSKDGGVLRRSGHTEAAVDLARLAGMEPAGVLVEILKDDGEMARLPDLIKIAERHQLRIISIKDLIAYRLSKETLIKEEVTISLPTQWGDFNMTAYTQLDNNATHLAISKGKWSPDEPVLARVHSSCVTGDIFGSCRCDCGPQLHKALEMIDKEGKGVVVYMNQEGRGIGLINKLRSYNLQDAGFDTVEANIKLGFKGDERDYGVGAQILRAQGITKMRLMSNNPTKRAGLIGYGLEIVENIPIEIQSNVHNEQYLKTKRDKMGHQIMKG from the coding sequence ATGGAAATTAAACTCGATGCAATAGAAGATGCTATTGCGGATATAAAAGCAGGAAAAGTTATTATCGTTGTAGATGATGAGGACAGAGAAAACGAAGGCGATTTCTTAACTGCAGCTGAGAATGCTACCCCGGAAGTTATCAATTTTATGGCTACTTATGGTAGAGGTCTGATTTGTGCTCCATTAACGGAACAAAGATGCGACGAACTTGGCTTAGAGCCTATGGTAGGGAAAAATACTGCTGCTTATGAAACGAATTTTACGGTTTCTGTAGATTTACTTGGCTACGGTTGTACAACAGGTATTTCGGCATCAGACAGATCTAAAACTATTCTTGCATTAATCAATCCTAATATTGACCCTGCTGAACTTGGAAAACCGGGACACATATTCCCATTAAGATCTAAAGATGGGGGTGTACTGAGACGCTCAGGTCACACTGAAGCTGCCGTAGATTTAGCCCGTTTAGCTGGAATGGAACCCGCAGGTGTGCTTGTGGAAATCTTGAAAGATGATGGTGAAATGGCAAGGCTTCCGGATTTGATTAAAATTGCGGAGAGACACCAACTAAGAATCATCTCTATTAAAGATCTTATTGCTTACCGATTAAGTAAAGAAACCTTAATCAAGGAGGAGGTTACGATTAGCTTACCTACTCAATGGGGTGATTTTAATATGACTGCCTATACACAGTTAGATAACAATGCTACACATTTGGCTATCAGCAAAGGAAAATGGTCTCCAGATGAGCCAGTACTGGCAAGGGTTCATAGCTCTTGTGTAACCGGCGATATATTCGGATCATGCCGCTGCGATTGTGGCCCGCAACTTCACAAAGCTTTAGAAATGATTGATAAAGAAGGTAAGGGAGTGGTTGTTTACATGAATCAGGAGGGCCGTGGAATAGGCTTAATCAATAAACTACGTTCATATAATCTACAAGATGCTGGTTTTGATACTGTAGAGGCTAATATAAAATTAGGCTTTAAAGGTGACGAGCGGGATTATGGGGTAGGCGCACAAATACTAAGAGCCCAGGGTATAACTAAGATGCGATTGATGTCTAACAACCCAACAAAAAGAGCTGGTTTGATTGGATATGGCTTAGAGATCGTAGAGAATATTCCAATTGAAATTCAAAGTAACGTTCACAATGAGCAATACTTAAAAACGAAACGTGATAAGATGGGACATCAAATCATGAAAGGCTAA
- a CDS encoding LptF/LptG family permease: MKKIHLLLVKAFIKPFFVTFFIVMFILLMLFLFKYVDDLIGKGFEWYVILELMYYASAANVSMALPLSILLSSIMTFGTLGENYELVAIKSAGISLQKAMMPLLVLIIFLAISSFIFSDYMLPKANLKFGSLLWDIRNKKLSFLIKEGVFNNSIPGYSIRVDKKNDDGQLHNIMIYDHTGNNGIAKIIIAKDGMMSKDEDHLVLKLRDGVRYEESSGKSSSYNPRQELTRMRFKETDQKFDISSFKMNRTDEEGFRGNTQMLNLKGLTKKKDSLSRELDSLNKFAALNLSSYYKQNNYTKGYTKVIGKAKTITQPVLNTVPKNQKLSVIQGALDQANSVMQTTSTRIADHADRIRNIIKVENEYQKKFTLAFSCLLLFFIGAPLGAIIRKGGLGLPVVVAIVFFLIYHIIATVAEKSATQGSLTPFFGMWMAIIVLSPLGAFLTYKATVDSALFDINYFKQIAVKFFNRFKKKAPSKAA, translated from the coding sequence TTGAAAAAGATTCATTTACTACTTGTCAAAGCATTTATAAAGCCATTCTTCGTCACTTTTTTTATAGTGATGTTTATTCTGTTGATGCTTTTTTTGTTTAAGTACGTTGACGACTTGATCGGGAAAGGATTTGAATGGTATGTCATACTTGAGCTGATGTATTACGCATCTGCAGCCAATGTTTCCATGGCGCTTCCGCTTTCCATTCTGCTATCGTCCATTATGACATTCGGCACTTTAGGTGAGAATTATGAACTGGTAGCGATTAAATCTGCAGGTATCTCTTTGCAGAAGGCGATGATGCCTTTGTTAGTGCTGATTATTTTTCTCGCTATCAGCTCCTTTATTTTTTCTGATTATATGTTGCCCAAAGCAAATTTAAAGTTTGGCTCTTTGTTGTGGGACATTAGGAATAAAAAGCTATCTTTTTTAATTAAGGAGGGGGTATTTAATAATAGTATTCCTGGTTATTCTATTAGGGTCGACAAAAAGAATGATGACGGGCAGCTGCATAATATCATGATTTACGATCATACCGGGAATAATGGAATAGCAAAAATCATTATTGCCAAAGATGGAATGATGTCTAAAGATGAAGATCATTTAGTATTGAAGCTTCGCGATGGTGTAAGGTATGAAGAGTCGAGCGGAAAAAGCTCTTCCTATAATCCAAGGCAAGAGTTAACAAGAATGCGTTTTAAGGAAACAGACCAAAAGTTTGACATCTCCAGTTTTAAAATGAATAGAACGGATGAGGAAGGCTTTAGAGGTAATACTCAAATGCTAAACTTAAAAGGACTAACCAAAAAGAAAGATTCTTTATCTCGTGAATTGGACAGTCTTAACAAGTTTGCTGCTTTGAATCTCAGTAGCTATTATAAGCAGAATAACTATACAAAAGGGTATACAAAAGTAATTGGTAAAGCAAAGACAATAACACAGCCGGTGCTAAATACAGTTCCCAAGAATCAGAAATTGTCGGTTATTCAAGGGGCATTAGATCAAGCTAATTCTGTGATGCAAACCACATCGACCAGAATTGCCGATCATGCAGATAGAATAAGAAATATTATTAAGGTGGAGAATGAATATCAAAAGAAATTTACACTTGCTTTCTCCTGTCTACTATTGTTCTTTATCGGTGCTCCTTTGGGGGCTATTATAAGGAAGGGGGGGCTTGGGTTACCTGTTGTAGTTGCCATCGTATTTTTCCTCATTTATCACATCATAGCCACTGTTGCTGAGAAATCTGCGACCCAAGGTTCCCTAACTCCATTTTTTGGTATGTGGATGGCTATTATTGTTTTATCACCTTTGGGGGCTTTCCTTACCTATAAGGCTACAGTTGATTCAGCCTTGTTTGATATCAATTATTTCAAACAGATAGCCGTTAAGTTCTTTAATAGATTTAAAAAGAAAGCACCTTCAAAAGCAGCTTAA
- a CDS encoding translocation/assembly module TamB domain-containing protein, with product MQTYVAKKAAAYLSKELNTTVSLSSIYIKPFSSVVIEDLLVLDRQKDTILNTPKFLVNLNQFSLKQRIIAINTVQINKGSFFLKSYKDRSTNLDFIIDYFESGPPTVKKKKPFQLSLERVIFNNFSFKYKNYRRDTIMKEVNFDDVALSNLNGIFEGFNTKDHILQTHIKDLTFKEKSGFYLKNLTAFTTIDTNSIELKNLMLVTNRTRLTDYFQMSFKKFEDFNDYINKVKMKANFVDSHVSSRDVAYFASELDPMNLDIDIDGQITGLVNYLRAKKLTVKAGKATYIKGDFTLKGLPSLNETFMDMKVDMAGTNKADLEEIVTDVTGKKTKVIPQIIDKFGNINFNGSFTGFQNDFIAYGEFKTRLGRVVSDVNMKIDKKGIPSYTGNVKTYDFNLGGLINEKTLGRLTASLYVKGRGTEINSLSEKLNGDIDYIDFNDYRYRNVEIDGTFDKKFFDGSLKINDKNIQLVFDGGVNLNPKLPVFNFKANIKNARLRALKLYKDSLKIDAIFSTNFSGSNLDNIQGNLRLQQIKLDNVKGIYNVDSIELQASGIGKERSLTVKSDILDASIKGQYDLNTLPSYYKTLAKKYIPSLKADIVKFMDQIFQFNLNIKRFEPVAELLVPGLQIEDQAIFVGNFDSPNNTATLNGFIKKLKYKGVVVNNLIIDENTSTNQLQAIVTSDRVDLNDSLYIKNVNISNILRNDSLSLNVKLSNEDDVNQLDLNGLIEFANDTTARVSILPSILKVNNEEWKIQEKVNISFQDGKTEIQNFDLNNGKQYITLDGILSSNPKDLLLVGFKDFSLTTLNPFVKTLGLKISGNVNGETTLANILKSPEIHDNIKIDSLVFNDTYIGSLTDTSSYDKSRNVANIFTNIVAADRETLRAIGKLDLEKKEIDLGVKLDKTELAILSPFVKHLVSDLKGYVSADLTVNGSFEKPAIKGSLSLDKTAMTINYLKTRYTITDVVAVNNSVIELDGLKLLDVNGNKAIANGTVDLNDINNPGLDVNVNATNFMALNTTEKDNSLYFGQAYATGTFKFKGPTNLLYIDIDAKTEKGTVFNLPLNSSETVSSKDFITFVSKDTATYVKKQTSFEGLTMSLKLDVDANSTANIFTSLGNLSGKGNSKNLALKINSLGDFEMSGDYIIESGSFDFTAQEVINKKFSIRQGGTIRWTGNPNTAQINLKAIYSLRANTTDLYSAANREGTNTNERIPVEVEMGLTGLLLRPDIKLDVFFPSNPAIKEEMQSYFNDDNNRNLQALSLIIRRSFAPGTGKEDLGKQLTSGVTSTATELLFNQFNNVLSSLNLDFVDINIRSLSEANASFRFFENRIVLNAGIVDKRSTNSDLSPIGFNGNYVGGEVEVLALIKKDGTLVGKLANKPPTQLSIFNTIQSQNTNVTSLGLIYTQQFDSFKEFLQKITGKIRREEKKKKLEAQKKTAEDEKKPSAVQQPANKEAIINDQKKQKKK from the coding sequence GTGCAAACGTATGTCGCGAAAAAAGCTGCAGCTTACCTTTCAAAAGAATTAAACACCACAGTATCATTAAGTAGCATATACATAAAACCCTTTAGTTCGGTAGTGATCGAGGATTTACTGGTGCTTGACCGTCAAAAGGATACCATATTAAACACGCCAAAATTCCTGGTAAATCTTAATCAGTTCTCATTAAAACAACGGATAATAGCAATTAATACGGTTCAGATCAACAAAGGGTCATTTTTTTTAAAATCGTATAAGGATAGATCAACCAACCTCGATTTTATCATAGACTACTTCGAATCCGGCCCTCCAACAGTTAAAAAGAAAAAACCATTCCAGCTTTCCTTAGAAAGAGTAATATTTAATAATTTTAGTTTCAAGTATAAGAACTACAGGAGGGATACCATTATGAAGGAGGTAAACTTTGATGATGTTGCCCTGAGTAATTTAAATGGTATTTTTGAAGGGTTCAATACCAAAGACCATATTCTACAAACCCATATCAAGGACTTAACTTTTAAAGAAAAAAGTGGTTTTTATCTTAAAAACTTAACTGCATTTACGACCATCGATACCAATAGCATTGAATTAAAAAATCTGATGCTGGTTACAAACAGAACCCGCCTGACTGATTATTTTCAAATGAGCTTCAAGAAATTTGAAGATTTTAATGATTATATCAACAAGGTAAAGATGAAAGCTAACTTTGTTGATAGCCATGTTTCCTCACGCGATGTTGCTTACTTTGCTTCTGAACTTGATCCCATGAACCTTGACATCGACATTGATGGCCAGATTACCGGTCTTGTCAATTATCTTAGAGCAAAAAAACTAACTGTTAAGGCAGGCAAAGCGACTTACATAAAAGGTGATTTTACACTAAAAGGTCTGCCCTCTCTCAATGAGACTTTTATGGACATGAAGGTTGATATGGCTGGAACAAATAAAGCCGACCTTGAAGAAATTGTAACGGATGTAACTGGCAAGAAAACAAAAGTGATCCCCCAAATAATAGATAAATTTGGAAACATTAATTTCAATGGGTCCTTTACCGGTTTTCAAAATGACTTCATTGCCTATGGAGAATTTAAAACCAGATTAGGTCGGGTGGTGTCGGATGTGAATATGAAAATCGATAAAAAGGGGATCCCTTCCTATACCGGTAATGTTAAGACTTATGATTTCAATTTAGGGGGCTTAATTAATGAAAAAACGCTGGGTCGACTCACTGCTTCATTATATGTTAAAGGTCGGGGAACAGAGATCAATAGTTTATCAGAAAAACTAAATGGAGATATAGACTATATTGATTTTAACGATTATCGATATAGAAACGTCGAAATTGATGGAACTTTTGACAAGAAATTCTTTGATGGAAGCTTAAAAATTAATGACAAGAATATTCAACTTGTTTTTGATGGTGGGGTTAACCTAAATCCAAAGCTGCCGGTATTTAACTTTAAAGCTAACATAAAAAATGCCAGGCTCAGGGCGCTTAAATTATATAAGGATTCATTGAAAATCGATGCTATATTCAGCACTAACTTTTCCGGAAGCAACCTGGACAATATTCAAGGAAACCTCCGCCTGCAGCAGATAAAACTGGATAATGTAAAGGGAATTTATAATGTCGATTCCATTGAATTACAAGCGAGTGGTATAGGGAAAGAACGAAGCTTAACCGTAAAATCGGATATACTTGATGCCAGTATCAAAGGTCAGTACGATTTAAATACCCTTCCTTCCTATTACAAAACCTTAGCAAAAAAATACATACCATCCCTTAAAGCTGATATTGTCAAATTCATGGATCAGATTTTTCAGTTCAATTTAAACATAAAAAGATTTGAACCGGTAGCAGAATTGCTTGTTCCAGGACTCCAGATAGAAGATCAGGCTATTTTTGTAGGAAATTTCGATTCTCCAAATAACACGGCAACACTTAATGGTTTTATAAAAAAATTAAAATATAAGGGGGTAGTTGTCAACAATCTCATCATTGATGAAAATACGAGTACAAATCAACTTCAGGCGATTGTTACTTCTGACAGGGTTGATTTGAATGATAGTTTATATATCAAAAATGTAAACATCTCTAACATTTTAAGAAATGATAGTTTATCCTTAAACGTTAAGCTTTCTAATGAAGATGATGTAAATCAGCTGGATTTGAATGGTTTGATTGAATTTGCTAATGATACTACTGCTCGTGTAAGCATCCTGCCCTCAATTTTAAAAGTGAATAATGAAGAATGGAAGATTCAGGAAAAAGTAAATATAAGCTTTCAAGATGGAAAAACTGAGATCCAGAATTTCGATCTCAACAATGGGAAGCAATATATTACCCTGGATGGTATACTTTCAAGTAACCCCAAAGATTTGCTGCTTGTAGGCTTCAAAGATTTTAGTTTAACAACCTTAAATCCTTTTGTAAAGACACTTGGCCTTAAAATTAGTGGAAATGTGAATGGGGAAACTACTTTAGCTAATATCCTTAAATCTCCCGAAATACACGACAACATAAAAATAGACTCCCTGGTTTTTAATGACACTTATATAGGTAGTCTAACTGATACCTCTTCGTACGATAAGTCCAGAAATGTAGCGAACATATTTACCAATATTGTTGCCGCCGATAGAGAAACACTAAGGGCTATAGGTAAACTGGATCTCGAAAAGAAAGAAATAGACCTGGGGGTAAAACTTGACAAAACTGAACTGGCTATCTTAAGCCCATTTGTTAAGCATCTAGTCTCAGATTTAAAAGGCTATGTTTCTGCCGATTTAACAGTAAATGGCTCTTTTGAAAAGCCGGCTATTAAAGGCTCACTTTCTTTGGATAAGACAGCAATGACAATCAACTACCTCAAAACAAGATATACGATAACGGATGTTGTAGCGGTAAACAATAGTGTTATTGAGCTTGATGGCCTTAAACTATTAGATGTAAATGGCAATAAAGCGATAGCAAATGGTACGGTAGATTTAAATGATATCAACAACCCCGGACTTGATGTAAATGTAAATGCCACTAATTTTATGGCGTTAAATACAACTGAAAAAGACAATTCACTTTATTTCGGTCAGGCTTACGCAACCGGAACATTTAAATTTAAGGGGCCTACAAACCTATTGTATATTGATATTGATGCAAAAACTGAAAAAGGGACAGTCTTCAACTTACCTTTAAATAGTTCTGAAACCGTTTCAAGTAAAGATTTCATCACTTTTGTAAGCAAGGACACAGCTACCTATGTAAAAAAACAAACAAGTTTTGAAGGATTAACCATGAGCTTAAAACTTGATGTAGACGCAAATAGTACTGCAAACATCTTTACTTCACTAGGCAATCTGAGTGGCAAGGGGAATTCTAAAAACCTTGCGCTTAAAATTAATAGTTTGGGTGACTTTGAAATGTCGGGCGACTATATTATTGAATCCGGTAGTTTTGATTTTACAGCTCAGGAGGTCATCAACAAAAAATTTAGTATCAGGCAGGGAGGTACCATTAGATGGACTGGTAACCCCAATACTGCGCAAATCAACTTAAAAGCCATATACTCGCTTAGAGCGAACACAACGGACTTATATTCTGCGGCCAATAGAGAGGGCACCAACACCAATGAAAGAATCCCTGTCGAGGTTGAAATGGGACTGACCGGTTTATTATTAAGACCAGATATTAAGCTTGATGTGTTTTTCCCCTCAAACCCTGCAATTAAAGAGGAAATGCAGAGTTATTTTAATGATGACAACAACAGGAATTTACAGGCTTTAAGTTTAATCATCAGACGCAGCTTTGCACCGGGAACAGGAAAAGAAGATCTTGGGAAACAGCTCACATCAGGCGTAACAAGTACTGCAACAGAGCTATTGTTTAATCAATTTAACAACGTACTTTCTTCTTTAAATCTTGATTTTGTTGACATTAACATTCGCTCTCTAAGTGAGGCGAATGCATCCTTCCGCTTTTTTGAAAACAGAATAGTTTTAAATGCGGGAATTGTAGACAAGAGGAGTACCAACAGTGATCTTTCACCTATTGGTTTCAATGGCAATTATGTAGGTGGTGAGGTCGAGGTTCTTGCACTAATTAAAAAGGATGGGACCTTAGTGGGTAAACTGGCAAACAAACCTCCAACTCAACTGAGTATTTTTAATACGATCCAGAGTCAAAATACAAATGTGACTTCTTTGGGTTTAATTTATACCCAACAGTTTGATAGTTTCAAGGAGTTTCTTCAAAAGATTACCGGAAAAATCCGACGAGAGGAAAAGAAGAAGAAATTAGAAGCCCAAAAAAAGACAGCGGAAGATGAGAAAAAACCTTCCGCTGTCCAGCAGCCTGCAAATAAAGAGGCTATCATAAATGATCAAAAAAAGCAAAAAAAGAAATAA